A part of Leishmania braziliensis MHOM/BR/75/M2904 complete genome, chromosome 30 genomic DNA contains:
- a CDS encoding putative membrane protein produces the protein MTVLSALMGVVVPNLLSVQVTQMLAVVLFMVFGGKILYDELIRRKANDEESEDEMSEAAAALRRRDPNDPAETGSVASSTYMSAPARRWRTLLNPVMVEAFTLTFVAEWGDRSQLATIALAAAKSPYGVTVGGILGHAICTGGAVLCGNLVAQRVSMKTV, from the coding sequence ATGACGGTATTGTCGGCACTGATGGGCGTAGTGGTGCCCAACCTGCTCTCTGTACAGGTGACACAGAtgttggcggtggtgctcttTATGGTGTTCGGCGGAAAGATTCTTTACGACGAGCTGATTCGAAGGAAGGCTAATgacgaagagagcgaggacgAGATGTCggaggctgcagcggcttTGCGCCGTCGCGACCCGAACGATCCAGCCGAGACCGGTAGCGTGGCGTCGTCCACCTACATGAGCGCGCCGGCTCGTCGCTGGCGCACGCTGCTGAACCCTGTCATGGTAGAGGCGTTCACGCTAACCTTCGTTGCCGAATGGGGAGACCGTAGCCAGCTGGCCACCATTGCGTTGGCCGCCGCGAAGAGCCCGTACGGCGTCACCGTTGGCGGTATTCTCGGCCACGCCATCtgcaccggcggcgctgttcTGTGCGGTAACCTCGTCGCACAACGCGTGTCCATGAAGACAGTG